A window of Onychostoma macrolepis isolate SWU-2019 chromosome 01, ASM1243209v1, whole genome shotgun sequence contains these coding sequences:
- the mdh1b gene encoding putative malate dehydrogenase 1B: MAKFVLAGKADCPYYAKAEFLADVLQRNLPDFHIHKICVHPSDWEKWLEDACASNGWEHSSSPIVWRELIDRGGKGLLLGGFSDFLEHAQGYYGITSDMNSDLMLNISAENRQTKELCIEEEIHRQTSLRPLHIWISSALNPICYSLIPQLFSPGLFPGLPTFSLHLMDADGSEEMLQGLKMETEDLALHRLHEVTVHSDQTKAFQEAHFIIFLDDLQPMCESNDVQDDKDHTVSRVAERLRCYGQLIEANAQKDVRVIVAGDSFVNLKCSLLIENAPSVDPHNFVAMTTQLEYEAKTQLAQKLSVKTADITNVIVWGNISGSFHIDLQRAKVFRYDGAIWGPDGFSQQVMEMIYDWKWLQTDFMSVVHKHRTTISSKTNKATAISTTNGIMTILKAWNNDASPEDVFSLGVISTGQFGIPAGLVFSMPVSFRDGCWSVCSDVTVTDELRQKLNACADELKMERDTAA; this comes from the exons ATGGCGAAATTTGTTCTTGCAG GAAAGGCTGATTGTCCTTATTATGCGAAGGCTGAGTTTCTGGCTGATGTGCTGCAAAGAAACCTGCCTGATTTTCACATTCACAAGATCTGTGTGCACCCCAGTGACTGGGAG AAATGGTTGGAGGACGCCTGTGCATCAAATGGCTGGGAGCATTCAAGCTCTCCTATAGTGTGGAGAGAGCTGATTGATCGTGGAGGCAAAGGCCTGCTGCTCGGAGGCTTCAGTGATTTCCTTGAACATGCTCAG GGTTACTATGGCATCACTTCAGATATGAACTCTGATCTGATGCTAAACATTTCAGCAGAGAATCGACAAACTAAAGAGCTGTGCATAGAGGAGGAAATCCACCGACAAACATCTCTCAGACCTCTGCACATCTGGATCAGCAG TGCTCTGAACCCCATCTGCTACAGCCTCATTCCTCAGTTGTTCTCCCCAGGGCTGTTTCCAGGTCTCCCCACCTTCAGCCTTCACCTCATGGATGCTGACGGCTCTGAGGAAATGCTACAAGGACTCAAGATGGAAACCGAAGACCTTGCCCTACATCGGCTACATGAAGTCACTGTCCATTCAGACCAGACAAAGGCATTTCAGGAAGCCCACTTCATCATTTTTCTGGATGACCTGCAGCCTATGTGTGAAAGTAATGATGTGCAGGATGACAAGGACCACACGGTGAGCCGGGTAGCAGAACGTCTTCGTTGCTATGGGCAACTCATCGAGGCGAATGCACAGAAAGACGTAAGAGTGATAGTAGCAGGAGACTCCTTTGTTAATCTGAAGTGCTCACTGTTAATTGAGAACGCACCCTCTGTTGACCCACACAACTTTGTGGCGATGACAACACAACTAGAATACGAGGCGAAAACTCAGCTTGCGCAGAAGTTGTCAGTGAAAACAGCAG ACATCACTAATGTCATTGTATGGGGAAATATCAGTGGCAGTTTCCATATTGACCTACAGAGGGCGAAGGTTTTCAGATATGATGGCGCAATTTGGGGACCAGATGGTTTTTCTCAGCAAGTCATGGAAATGATTTATGATTG GAAATGGCTGCAGACAGATTTTATGAGTGTAGTGCATAAACATCGTACCACAATTTCATCAAAGACCAACAAAGCCACAGCAATATCTACAACAAATGGAATAATGACCATTTTAAAGGCCTGGAATAATGATGCATCTCCAGAGGACGTCTTCTCATTGGGTGTAATTAGTACAG GGCAGTTTGGGATTCCAGCAGGTTTGGTGTTTTCTATGCCTGTGAGCTTCAGGGACGGCTGCTGGTCAGTGTGCTCAGATGTTACTGTGACAGATGAGTTGAGGCAAAAACTTAACGCTTGTGCTGATGAACTTAAAATG GAGAGAGACACTGCTGCTTGA